In a single window of the Bacillus mycoides genome:
- a CDS encoding YugN family protein, with protein sequence MQFTNTNFTDAVVDLTLLTEIMENNHFVLAGQWDYERVTYDYKFEILKDIYYLRVQGFAVEGDIGGRHAQVKLLPPLLGKHYYPHGVEYGDDEIFPTNVLQKSEQLLQNIEKELKEFQIIE encoded by the coding sequence ATGCAATTTACAAATACAAACTTTACTGATGCAGTCGTTGATCTAACTCTTTTAACTGAGATTATGGAAAACAATCATTTTGTACTTGCCGGACAATGGGATTACGAACGCGTTACATATGATTATAAATTTGAAATATTAAAGGATATTTATTATTTACGTGTACAAGGATTTGCTGTTGAAGGTGACATCGGCGGCAGACACGCTCAAGTAAAACTATTGCCACCCTTATTAGGAAAACATTATTATCCTCATGGCGTTGAATATGGCGATGATGAGATTTTTCCAACGAATGTACTTCAAAAAAGCGAACAACTCCTACAAAATATTGAAAAAGAGTTAAAAGAATTTCAAATTATTGAATAA
- a CDS encoding CAP domain-containing protein, with amino-acid sequence MKKLLRIVMITFLILAVDLYGKLLVSQYILTPSHSKQENKIVKKKKQVNEESTDTVLNMIGGDSENLLAKWGEPSRIEPSAYGYEWWVYNQDLAQYVQFGVAERKVVTAYVAGEQVKVAPYYINEKYEEVYKKNPLSHEISLKRGKNSYQFELSDTEVMEQPLVPVEDGWAQLYFDHFTHELVGLRYMDDETLLRQRPYQLVYSGELIAEQPLTPEKMKQVENGNMQQILDLTNIIRNRHQLPLLTLDQQTADVAFGHSKDMKDNNYFSHDSPTFGTLGDRLQRGQVAFQLAGENIAAQHSDGIAAVQGWLNSEGHRKNLLNEQFTGLGVGVYDKFYTQNFIRK; translated from the coding sequence TTGAAGAAATTATTGCGTATCGTAATGATTACATTTTTAATTTTAGCTGTTGATTTATACGGGAAGTTACTCGTGTCACAATATATATTAACCCCATCTCACTCTAAGCAAGAAAATAAAATTGTGAAAAAGAAGAAGCAAGTAAATGAAGAATCCACAGACACTGTTTTAAATATGATCGGTGGGGACTCTGAGAATTTATTAGCGAAGTGGGGCGAACCATCTCGAATAGAGCCGTCTGCTTATGGATATGAATGGTGGGTGTATAATCAAGATTTAGCTCAGTATGTTCAATTTGGAGTTGCTGAACGTAAAGTTGTAACGGCGTATGTTGCTGGTGAGCAAGTTAAGGTGGCTCCCTATTATATAAATGAAAAGTATGAAGAGGTATATAAAAAGAATCCACTTTCACATGAGATTTCATTAAAAAGAGGAAAGAATAGTTATCAATTTGAGTTATCTGATACGGAAGTAATGGAACAACCGCTAGTACCTGTAGAAGATGGATGGGCACAATTATACTTTGATCACTTTACACATGAGCTTGTTGGTCTTCGTTATATGGATGATGAAACGTTATTACGACAAAGACCATATCAACTTGTTTATTCAGGTGAATTAATAGCGGAACAGCCGCTGACGCCAGAAAAAATGAAGCAAGTAGAAAATGGAAATATGCAACAAATTCTCGATTTAACAAATATTATTCGGAATCGTCATCAATTACCGTTGTTAACGTTGGATCAACAAACTGCAGATGTTGCGTTTGGCCATAGTAAAGATATGAAGGATAATAATTATTTTTCACACGATTCACCTACTTTTGGTACGTTAGGAGATCGCTTGCAACGTGGGCAAGTGGCTTTTCAACTTGCTGGTGAGAATATAGCGGCGCAACATAGCGATGGAATTGCGGCGGTACAAGGTTGGTTAAATAGTGAGGGTCACAGAAAGAATTTATTAAATGAGCAATTTACTGGATTAGGTGTTGGGGTATATGATAAATTTTATACTCAAAACTTTATCCGAAAATAA
- a CDS encoding YlbD family protein: protein MPTTKGPLHPSVQQFKEFVNHHPKMVHEVRSGQKTWQQFYEEWYLLGEEDQIWTAYRPDGAPAFSSVKENKEEKENRTEEEKTADVMGQMLSFFKKLDVEQMQHHLANVTSAIGSVQQVIQQFQGNRAQQEQSTSENNPFFFQKD, encoded by the coding sequence ATGCCAACAACAAAAGGGCCGTTACATCCATCGGTTCAACAGTTTAAAGAGTTTGTAAACCATCACCCTAAAATGGTTCATGAGGTTAGAAGTGGTCAAAAAACTTGGCAGCAATTTTATGAAGAATGGTACTTACTTGGTGAAGAAGATCAAATATGGACAGCATATAGACCTGATGGAGCACCTGCTTTTTCTTCGGTAAAAGAAAATAAAGAAGAAAAAGAAAATCGAACAGAAGAGGAAAAAACTGCTGATGTGATGGGGCAAATGCTTTCTTTCTTTAAAAAGCTAGACGTAGAACAAATGCAACATCATTTAGCAAATGTAACGAGTGCGATTGGTAGCGTGCAACAAGTTATTCAACAATTTCAAGGAAACCGTGCGCAGCAAGAACAAAGTACTTCTGAAAATAATCCTTTTTTCTTTCAAAAGGATTAG
- a CDS encoding YlbE-like family protein: MRAELMEFIKADEDLARYIREQPYWYRKLTRNPEEKEAFELAAMQHFKKTIPDKVEKFQNQLAVASIMIDMFQYMKQQNTT, translated from the coding sequence ATGAGAGCAGAGCTTATGGAGTTTATAAAAGCTGATGAGGATTTAGCTCGCTATATTCGGGAACAGCCATACTGGTACCGGAAATTGACGCGTAACCCAGAAGAAAAAGAAGCTTTTGAGCTAGCTGCCATGCAGCATTTCAAAAAAACGATACCAGATAAAGTGGAAAAATTTCAAAATCAATTGGCCGTTGCTTCAATTATGATTGATATGTTCCAGTATATGAAGCAGCAAAATACGACGTAA
- a CDS encoding histidine phosphatase family protein yields MTEICLVRHGQTDWNFQEIIQGREDIPLNEVGKKQASQSAAALQAESWDIIISSPLIRAQETAKEIAGAIGLPSILLDERFMERNFGEASGKPVAAVRELITEGNVEGMEQDEEIVERCFTALQQVAAAHGDKRIIIVAHSHAIKAILHAIAPNEITFKTPLKNACISYVKENSGKWDVLKYNIAEHISV; encoded by the coding sequence ATGACGGAAATTTGTTTAGTACGACATGGACAAACTGATTGGAACTTTCAAGAGATTATTCAAGGGCGCGAAGATATTCCACTCAATGAAGTTGGGAAGAAGCAAGCGAGTCAAAGTGCAGCTGCCTTGCAAGCGGAATCGTGGGATATAATTATAAGTAGCCCGTTAATTAGAGCGCAAGAAACAGCTAAGGAAATTGCTGGGGCTATTGGATTACCATCTATTTTATTAGATGAGCGATTTATGGAACGTAATTTTGGGGAAGCTTCTGGGAAACCAGTTGCGGCCGTTAGAGAGTTAATTACAGAAGGTAATGTAGAAGGAATGGAGCAGGATGAAGAAATTGTAGAGCGCTGTTTTACGGCTTTACAACAGGTTGCAGCAGCACATGGAGATAAACGTATTATCATTGTTGCGCATTCACATGCAATAAAAGCTATTTTACACGCAATTGCACCAAATGAAATTACATTTAAAACGCCGTTAAAAAACGCATGTATTAGCTACGTGAAAGAGAATAGCGGGAAATGGGATGTTCTTAAATATAATATTGCGGAGCATATTAGTGTATAA
- a CDS encoding YlbF family regulator has product MIVATLESVLILDKAEQLAKAIICSDIAEDYRKYYKDLQEDIEVQTLIQQFTAMKERYEEVQRFGKYHPDYTFVSTKMRELKRSVDMHDKVATFKRAETTLQKLLDEVSVAIGSEVSSSVKVPTGNPFFDAGGCGGGCGTGGGCGCKKTG; this is encoded by the coding sequence ATGATTGTAGCGACGCTGGAAAGCGTATTGATTTTAGATAAGGCAGAGCAGCTTGCAAAAGCGATCATCTGTTCAGATATAGCAGAAGATTATCGTAAGTATTATAAGGATTTACAAGAAGATATAGAAGTTCAGACGCTAATTCAGCAATTTACAGCGATGAAAGAGCGATACGAAGAAGTGCAACGTTTTGGTAAATATCATCCTGATTATACTTTCGTTTCGACGAAAATGAGGGAATTAAAGCGTTCTGTAGATATGCATGATAAGGTTGCGACCTTTAAAAGAGCAGAAACAACTTTACAGAAGTTATTAGATGAAGTTAGTGTAGCAATTGGTTCTGAGGTGTCTTCTTCCGTTAAAGTTCCAACAGGAAATCCGTTTTTTGATGCGGGTGGCTGTGGCGGTGGTTGTGGTACCGGAGGCGGTTGTGGTTGTAAAAAAACGGGGTAA
- a CDS encoding YlbG family protein, producing the protein MFGQRQSMIVYLHSLKHAKILRKYGNIHYISKRLKYAVVYCDMEQIEHMMQKLNKLPFVKKVEQSYRPFLKTEFENSRPDRAKEYDYS; encoded by the coding sequence ATGTTCGGGCAACGACAAAGTATGATTGTTTATTTACATTCATTGAAACATGCCAAGATTTTAAGGAAATATGGTAACATTCATTACATATCAAAACGTTTGAAATATGCCGTTGTATATTGTGATATGGAACAAATTGAGCATATGATGCAAAAATTGAATAAACTTCCTTTTGTAAAAAAAGTAGAACAGTCGTATCGCCCATTTTTAAAAACGGAATTCGAAAATTCGCGTCCTGATCGGGCAAAAGAATACGATTATAGCTAA
- a CDS encoding DUF7147 family protein, translated as MIQRFIELGEGYSDLYELLEIAKTNQERVTHMLQFETVKNEKKVCSLVVILKPTTTGDFQPLYICREGIPVLENKKSKRVVLFEEMAEQIGKKVTPFTVKPSTTFPEKELFFNHLIGILRMNNFIPPMK; from the coding sequence ATGATTCAACGCTTTATAGAACTCGGAGAAGGCTACTCTGACTTATATGAATTACTTGAAATTGCCAAAACAAACCAAGAACGTGTAACACATATGTTACAATTCGAAACTGTAAAAAACGAAAAAAAAGTGTGTTCACTTGTTGTAATACTAAAACCGACAACTACTGGTGATTTCCAACCATTATACATATGTCGTGAAGGCATTCCTGTACTTGAAAATAAAAAAAGTAAACGTGTCGTTTTATTTGAAGAAATGGCGGAACAAATAGGGAAAAAAGTTACTCCCTTTACTGTAAAACCATCAACAACTTTCCCTGAAAAAGAACTATTTTTTAATCATCTAATTGGTATTTTACGAATGAACAATTTCATTCCTCCAATGAAATAA
- the rsmD gene encoding 16S rRNA (guanine(966)-N(2))-methyltransferase RsmD, which translates to MRVVSGKCKGHPLKAVPGNTTRPTTDKVKESIFNMIGPYYDGGIALDLFGGSGGLGIEAISRGIDKAIFVDRDSKAIKVIHQNLESCRLQEQAEVYRNDAERAVKALIKREISFDLILIDPPYKAQKIVSLVSVMDQHGLLNKDGIIMAEHGDDVVLPDSIGELVKVRAENYGITAISIYKYEGEGTE; encoded by the coding sequence ATGAGAGTAGTTTCAGGAAAATGTAAAGGGCACCCACTTAAAGCGGTACCTGGTAATACAACGCGTCCAACGACAGATAAAGTGAAAGAATCTATTTTTAATATGATAGGTCCTTATTATGATGGTGGTATCGCTCTTGATTTATTTGGTGGTAGCGGTGGTCTTGGAATTGAGGCCATAAGTAGAGGGATTGATAAAGCGATTTTTGTTGACCGAGATAGTAAAGCGATAAAAGTCATTCATCAAAATTTAGAAAGCTGTAGACTACAAGAACAAGCTGAAGTGTACCGAAATGATGCAGAGCGTGCGGTAAAGGCGCTTATAAAGCGTGAAATATCATTCGATCTTATACTAATAGACCCTCCATATAAAGCTCAAAAAATTGTGTCTTTAGTTAGTGTAATGGATCAACATGGATTGTTAAATAAAGATGGCATCATTATGGCAGAGCATGGGGATGACGTGGTTTTACCTGATTCTATAGGAGAGCTTGTAAAAGTACGGGCAGAAAACTACGGGATTACAGCAATTTCGATTTATAAGTATGAAGGTGAGGGGACAGAATGA
- the coaD gene encoding pantetheine-phosphate adenylyltransferase, with the protein MTSIAISSGSFDPITLGHLDIIKRGAKVFDEVYVVVLNNSSKKPFFSVEERLELIREATKDIPNVKVDSHSGLLVEYAKMRNANAILRGLRAVSDFEYEMQITSMNRKLDENIETFFIMTNNQYSFLSSSIVKEVARYGGSVVDLVPPIVERALKEKFKTPLK; encoded by the coding sequence ATGACAAGTATAGCTATTTCTTCAGGGAGTTTTGATCCAATTACCCTTGGACATTTGGATATTATTAAAAGGGGAGCAAAAGTATTTGATGAAGTATATGTAGTTGTTTTAAACAATTCATCAAAAAAACCATTCTTTTCGGTAGAAGAACGCCTAGAGTTAATTCGAGAGGCGACAAAGGATATTCCGAATGTAAAAGTTGATTCACATAGTGGATTATTGGTGGAATATGCAAAAATGCGTAATGCAAATGCAATATTACGTGGTTTGCGAGCAGTTTCTGATTTTGAATATGAGATGCAAATTACTTCAATGAATCGAAAATTAGACGAAAATATCGAAACTTTCTTCATTATGACAAATAATCAATATTCATTTTTAAGTTCAAGTATTGTGAAAGAAGTTGCGAGATATGGTGGGAGTGTAGTAGACCTTGTTCCTCCGATTGTAGAGCGTGCTTTAAAAGAAAAGTTTAAAACCCCGTTAAAGTGA